The following are from one region of the Nicotiana tomentosiformis chromosome 7, ASM39032v3, whole genome shotgun sequence genome:
- the LOC138895475 gene encoding zinc finger BED domain-containing protein RICESLEEPER 2-like gives MAHILNLIVQDGLKEIDASVTRVRNIVRYVRSLPARTLKFKQCCTHVKVECTKTLCLDVPTRWNSTYLMLDTAQNFEKAFDKFHFFDDRFSAYLCSHLCEDGSSASSLESDDWVNVRNLIAFLARFHELTKKVSGSRYVTCNSHFEDVSKLYCHLKMCLISEDEHLRKMAERMQEKFKKYWGEPEKMIKIIFIASILDPRNKFEYVSLAFEEHFGEEKGKKINVEVYAYMNSLFEEYLKTYSTGSCPQSPSSSTSSNNTSNASSRRVITASLIRTKLYLKKQKKVNGSRGAKSELDKYISEEQEPFSEEFYILKLARDVLAIPISSVASECAFRTGGRILDSFRSSLTPKCVQALLREQEVVTLSKEASQLNVQLQEAKAKWSEVQDVVLVAAERMTVSIERVNNLEAALNSKVEEVAATEEKCAKMEDRYKKIMEHNKVHITTIRDLYLSLSTMRSEKDGLLTEVLSA, from the exons ATGGCTCATATACTAAATCTAATTGTTCAAGATGGTTTGAAAGAAATTGATGCTTCTGTCACACGTGTTAGAAATATTGTGAGGTATGTGAGATCGTTGCCTGCAAGGACCTTAAAGTTTAAACAGTGTTGTACACATGTAAAGGTAGAATGTACCaaaacattgtgtttggatgttccTACTAGGTGGAATTCTACCTATTTGATGCTGGATACGGCACAAAACTTTGAAAAGGCCTTTGACAAGTTTCATTTTTTTGATGATAGATTTTCTGCTTATCTATGTTCTCATCTTTGTGAAGATGGTAGTAGTGCAAGTTCTCTTGAATCTGATGATTGGGTGAACGTGAGGAATCTGATAGCGTTTCTTGCAAGATTTCACGAGCTCACCAAAAAAGTTTCAGGTTCACGTTATGTCACTTGTAATTCTCATTTTGAGGATGTATCTAAACTTTATTGTCATTTGAAAATGTGTTTAATTAGTGAGGATGAGCATTTGAGAAAAATGGCTGAGCGGATGCAAGAAAAGTTcaagaagtattggggtgagcctgaaaagatgattaaaataatttttattgctTCCATCTTGGATCCACGTAACAAATTTGAATATGTTAGCCTTGCATTTGAAGAACATTTTGGGGAggaaaaagggaagaaaataaaTGTTGAGGTGTATGCTTATATGAATTCTTTGTTTGAAGAGTATCTAAAAACGTATTCAACTGGATCTTGTCCTCAATCTCCATCTAGTTCTACTTCATCTAATAACACATCTAATGCATCTAGTAGGCGTGTTATAACTGCATCATTAATAAGGACGAAACTTTActtgaagaaacaaaagaaagtcaATGGAAGTCGGGGTGCTAAATCGGAGTTGGATAAATACATTAGTGAAGAACAAGAGCCTTTTAGTGAAGAATTTTATATCTTAA agttggctcgtgaTGTGTtggctattccaatttctagtgtGGCATCGGAATGTGCGTTTAGAACCGGTGGCCgtattcttgattcatttaggagttcattgactCCTAAATGTGTGCAAGCTCTT CTTAGAGAGCAGGAGGTAGTGACCCTTAGTAAAGAAGCTTCTCAATTAAATGTTCAATTACAAGAAGCTAAGGCTAAGTGGTCTGAAGTTCAAGATGTCGTGCTTGTTGCTGCTGAGCGCATGACTGTCTCAATTGAGCGAGTGAAtaacttagaggcagccttgaactccaaagttGAAGAAGTTGCTGCTACCGAAGAGAAGTGTGCCAAGATGGAGGATAGGTATAAGAAGATCATGGAACATAATAAGGTTCATATAACCACTATCCGTGATCTTTATCTTAGCCTTAGCACCATGAGATCCGAGAAGGATGGCCTTTTGACCGAGGTTTTATCAGCTTAA
- the LOC104096782 gene encoding gibberellin 2-beta-dioxygenase 1-like → MDQHFSKDNCKPTSFFNNVPLIDLSKPDSKNLIVKACEEFGFFKVINHSVPTEFITKLESEAIKFFSSPLSEKEKAGPPDPFGYGNKQIGCNGDSGWVEHILVSTNSEFNYYKFASILGVNPENIRAAVNDYVSAVKKMACEILEMLAEGLKIHPRNVFSKLLMDEKSDSVFRLNHYPPCTEIQQFNDNNLIGFGEHTDPQIISVLRSNNTSGLQILLKNGHWISVPPDPNSFFVNVGDSLQVMTNGKFKSVKHRVLANSMKSRLSMIYFGGPPLSEKIAPLASLMEGEDSLYKEFTWFEYKKSAYKTRLADNRLILFEKIAAS, encoded by the exons ATGGATCAGCACTTCTCCAAAGACAACTGCAAACCAACCTCATTCTTCAATAATGTTCCACTAATAGACCTCTCTAAACCTGACTCTAAAAACCTCATTGTTAAGGCCTGTGAAGAATTTGGATTCTTCAAAGTCATTAACCATAGCGTCCCCACGGAATTCATAACTAAACTTGAATCAGAAGCCATTAAATTCTTCTCCTCTCCCCTTTCTGAGAAAGAAAAAGCTGGACCACCCGACCCTTTTGGCTATGGCAATAAGCAGATTGGATGTAATGGCGATTCCGGTTGGGTCGAACACATTCTTGTGTCAACTAACTCTGAATTCAATTACTACAAATTTGCGTCTATATTAGGTGTAAATCCAGAAAACATTCG CGCTGCAGTAAATGATTACGTGTCAGCAGTGAAGAAAATGGCGTGTGAGATTCTTGAAATGTTAGCAGAGGGATTAAAGATTCATCCCCGGAATGTTTTCAGTAAACTTCTAATGGACGAAAAGAGTGACTCTGTTTTCAGGCTCAATCACTATCCCCCTTGTACTGAGATTCAACAATTCAATGACAATAATTTGATTGGATTTGGTGAGCATACTGACCCACAAATCATATCAGTATTGAGGTCCAACAACACTTCCGGCCTTCAAATATTACTCAAAAATGGCCACTGGATTTCTGTCCCACCTGATCCAAATTCTTTCTTCGTCAATGTTGGTGACTCATTGCAG GTTATGACTAACGGGAAGTTTAAGAGTGTAAAGCATAGAGTTTTGGCAAACAGTATGAAATCAAGGCTATCAATGATATATTTTGGAGGACCGCCTTTGAGTGAAAAGATAGCACCTTTGGCATCACTAATGGAGGGAGAAGACAGCTTGTACAAAGAGTTTACGTGGTTTGAGTATAAAAAATCTGCGTACAAAACTAGATTGGCTGATAATAGGTTGATCCTGTTTGAGAAAATTGCAGCCTCATAA
- the LOC138895476 gene encoding uncharacterized protein produces MGLTTSSFNPFTSILNQNKLEGSNYVDWKMNLDIVLTAEGYKFVITEECSEKPDEDVTNNHVKAYDKWVEGDEMVRCYILASMANVLQHQHQSMGSAYDMLKSLKEMFGEQNCAAKQTAMEALLNTKIAEGSSVRDHVLKMMGLLNELEVLGDMIDKESQVEMVLQTLPDSFQQFRLNYNMNKMDLLLEKLLNELQAAGSIIKQQAPVVVLNVEKPSVSKSKGGKKKKKAQKVLALGDSGATNHICTTLQGFQETRRLSENEVCIFQANEASIDIPLHYRSGRNINRQQNAQEQLPDILLSQSSGSNVEQPQIVEQTKIVVQPALQEEVNDIPTSQEPNTEPLNYKKSLQDTDADKWIVAMKSEMESMYSNQVADLVEPPTGVKPIGCRWIYNKKRGVDGKVHGISRSKDQSLKMTDEIEKMKAVPYVSAVESLMYAMLCTRPDICFVVGMVILYPLAILIQIFSQIEILENLPQDMFLP; encoded by the exons ATGGG ATTAACCACGTCTTCATTCAACCCATTTACCTCAATTTTGAACCAAAACAAGTTAGAAGGATCGAATTATGTTGACTGGAAAATGAACCTTGATATTGTCCTAACTGCTGAAGGTTATAAATTTGTAATCACTGAGGAGTGTTCAGAAAAACCTGATGAAGATGTTACTAATAATCATGTTAAGGCCTATGACAAATGGGTCGAGGGTGATGAGATGGTACGATGTTACATTCTTGCCTCTATGGCGAATGTTTTGCAACATCAACATCAGTCTATGGGGTCTGCTTACGACATGCTCAAAAGTCTCAAAGAGATGTTTGGTGAGCAAAATTGTGCGGCTAAGCAAACAGCCATGGAAGCCCTTTTGAACACCAAGATAGCTGAAGGATCATCGGTAAGGGACCATGTTCTGAAGATGATGGGTCTTCTGAATGAACTGGAGGTCCTTGGAGATATGATTGATAAGGAATCTCAAGTTGAGATGGTCCTGCAGACTTTGCCTGACAGTTTTCAACAATTTCGGTTGAACTATAATATGAACAAAATGGATTTGTTATTGGAGAAATTGTTGAATGAGCTGCAAGCGGCAGGATCTATCATCAAACAGCAAGCTCCAGTTGTGGTATTGAATGTTGAGAAACCTTCGGTTTCTAAATCGAAAGGcggtaagaaaaagaagaaggctcAAAAGGTTTTGGCACTTGGAG ATTCAGGAGCCACTAATCATATCTGCACTACTTTGCAGGGGTTTCAGGAAACACGACGGCTAAGTGAGAATGAAGTTTGCATTTTTCAAGCAAATG AAGCCAGTATTGACATACCACTGCATTATCGTAGTGGGAGAAATATCAATAGGCAGCAGAACGCACAAGAGCAATTGCCTGACATCTTACTATCCCAAAGTAGTGGAAGTAATGTTGAGCAACCTCAGATTGTTGAGCAAACTAAAATTGTTGTGCAGCCTGCACTTCAGGAAGAAGTTAATGATATCCCAACATCACAAG AGCCTAATACAGAACCTCTTAATTACAAGAAATCACTACAGGATACAGATGCTGATAAATGGATTGTTGCTATGAAATCTGAAATGGAGTCCATGTACTCCAATCAAGTCGCGGATCTTGTAGAACCACCTACTGGAGTCAAACCCATTGGCTGTAGATGGATCTATAATAAAAAGAGAGGAGTGGATGGAAAAGT GCATGGAATCTCCCGGTCAAAAGATCAGTCCCTAAAAATGACTGATGAGATAGAAAAGATGAAGGCGGTCCCTTATGTTTCTGCTGTAGAAAGTCTCATGTATGCTATGCTATGTACTAGACCTGATATCTGCTTTGTTGTTGGCATG GTGATCTTGTACCCATTGGCTATACTGATTCAGATTTTCAGTCAGATAGAGATTCTAGAAAATCTACCTCAAGATATGTTTTTACCTTAA